In bacterium, the sequence CTCTCAGGCGGGACTGTTGGGCCAGGGCCCGCTGCCCCAGACCACGAACCAGCAGAGCATCAACGGCAACGTCAGCCTGACTGTGCCCCTCTTCACGGGCTTCAAGCTCACCAACGCGGTCGCTTCGGCCCAGCACCAGCGCGACGCGGCCTCCTCCTCGCGCCGGCAGACCCGCCAGGAACTCACCATCCAGGTGACGCGGGCCTTCTGGCAGCTTCGACAGGCCGAGTTGGTCGAAGAGATCCAGCAGGAGGCCATCGCCCAGACCGAGCGGACCCTGAAGCTGACTCGGGCGGGTTACGCGCTCGGCCGCCAGACCACCAGCGACGTGGACCGGGTCGAGGTCAGCGTGCTCAATGCCAAGAACGAGCAGCTGCGCTTGCAGGGCGAGACCCTTCAGGCACGGACCGAGCTTGCGACCTTGGTCGGCACCTCCGCCGATTCCCTCTCGATCGATGGGGCCTCGGTGACGCTCACGACGGCGATCGCCCTGCCCTCGCGCGAGCGGGTGGAGCGGCTGCTCGACCAGCGCCCGGACGTCCAGGCGGCGGCAGCCCGGTTGCAAGCAGCCGAGGCCTCGCTCGCGGCGGCGGGCGGCGATCGCTGGCCCCAGCTTTCCTTGATCACGACCTACCAGCACGGCAACAACCCGTACGACCCGACGCTAGGGGCCCGCGGCTTCTCGTCGTCGGTGTCGGGCACCTGGGATGCGCGGCTTGCGGCGAGCTTCAACCTCTTCGACGGCGGCAAGATCCACCGGGCGATCGCGCGCGCCGAAGGCGAGGTGCGCGAGGCTCGCGCGACCCACGAGAAGGCCCGGCGCGACGCACGCCTCCAGGCCGAGAAGGCCCTCATCCGCCTCAAGAGTGCGCGCGATCGCCTGGAGTTGACCGACAAGAGCACCGCCATCGCGGGCAAGACCCTCAAGTGGGTCGAGACCCGCTACCAGCAGGGTTACGCCTCGCAGGTCGAGGTCAACGACTCCCTGGGGAGTCTCGTCACCTCGCGCACCCAGCGGGTGCAAGCCCTCATCGACGCCCAGCTTGCGCGCGCCGAGCTCGAGCGCGCCCTCGGCACCCTCTAGCCCCGTTCCTGAAGACAAGGAGTCGCACCGTGGCCTTTCCCGTCAAAACCGTCGCCGTCCTGGGCGTCGTCGTCGCCCTGGGCGCCGGAGCCGCCACCTTCGCCTCGATCAACAAGGGCAAGAAGAACGCCGAGCCTCACGCCAAGGTCGAGCGCGGCGCCTTGCGGGTGGTCGTTTCCGAAACCGGCACCGTCCAGCCCCTGACCAAGGTCGAGATCAAGAGCAAGGTCGCAGGCCAGGTCGCCAAGCTCCTGGTGGACGTGGGCCAGAAGGTCGAGAAGGGCCAGCTCCTCATCCAGCTCGACACCACCGACATGGAGCGCGAGCGGGCGCGTGCCGCGGCCGACCGGGATCAGGCCGCTGCGCGCCTCGCCCTGCTCAAGGCCGGCTCGCGCCGCGAAGAACTGACCGAGGCCCGAGCCCAGGTGAGCCAGCAGGAAGCCGCCTTCGCGCGGGCCGAGGCCGACTATCGTCGTAGCGAAGAGGCCCTCAAGGCGGGCACCATCACCCCGCGCGAGGCCGAGAGCGCGCGTAGCGACTACTTCGCCGCCAAGGCCCAGCTCGACGCTTCTCGGGCGCGCCTCGCCAAAATCAAGGCTGGCCCCCGTCTTGAGGAGATCGCCGAGGCCAAGGCCCAGCTCGCGCGGGCTGAGGTGGCCCTCAAGGCCACCGAGGACCAGCTCTCCTACGCCTCGATCCGCTCGCCCATGGCGGGCACGGTGATCAAGCGCGGCATCGAGGTCGGCGAGATGGTCTCACCCGGCGTCTCGGCCACGGCCCAGGGGACCAGCATGCTCACCGTCGCCGATCTGGACCGCTTGATCATCGCGAGCAGCCTCAACCAGATCGACGTGGGCAAGGTTCGCAAGGGCCAGAAGGTCGAGGTGCGGGTCGACTCGGCGCCTGGCAAGGTCTTCACCGGCGAGATCCGCAAGGTGGCGCCTGCGGCCGAGGCGAGCAAGGACGGCCAGAGCACCATCCAGACCTTCCCCATCGAGACCATCCTCGCGGGCACCGACGCCGACGCCCTCAAGCCCGGCATGTCGGCGGACCTGGACGTGCTGGTCACGAACAAGGAGGGCGCCCTCTACCTGCCCGTCGAGGCGGTGATACGGGGCAAGGGCCTTTCGGGCTCGGTGACGCTGCCGGCCAAGGAGAAGGGTGCCAAGCCCGCGACCGCTTCGGTCACCCTGGGGCTTGCGACCGACACCCAGATCGAAATCCTCTCGGGCCTCGTCGAGGGCCAGGAGGTCCTCATCAAGCCAGCGCCTTCGGCCGACAACACGATGAAGTTCTAGCCCCATGCTGCGCGAGTACCTGCGCCTGGCGTTCAAGACCCTCGGGAACAACCGCCTGCGCGCGACCCTGACGGTCCTGAGCATCACCATCGGGGTGGCGGCGGTCATCCTCCTGACCAGCCTCGCCCAGAGCGGGCTTGCGACGCTGGTGCGCGGCATCGAGGACATGGGCGGCACCCGCTTCATCATGGTCATGGCCGAGACCCCCAAGAAGGCGGCCAAGAAGCAGGGCAACTACCTCAAGGGCCTGACCTACGCCGACGCGCGGGCCCTGGAGGGGCGCCTGCCCCACGTGGAGCACCTGACCCCGCTCGACACTCAGCCGTCGAGCCCCGTTCGCCGACCCGGCCAGTCGGAGAAGCTCACCGACCTGGTGGGGACGAGCGAGGCCTTCGTGGGGGCCTACCGCATGACCCTCGAGGCGGGACGAGACCTCACGGCTGCGGACCTTGCGACCCGCGCGCGGGTCTGCGTGGTGGGCGACAAGCTCGCCGAGAAGCTCTTCCCCGGCCAGGAGGCCGTCGGCCAAGAGCTGGTGCTCAAGGGCGATCGCTACCGGGTGGTGGGGCGCCTCGCTTTCAACGCCAAGGGCGGGGCGAGCATGGGCTTCGACTGGAACGATCTTGCGATCGCGCCCATCACCGTCACCTCCCCGAGCGGGCGCCTTTCCTTCTTCAGCCTCACCTCGACCGACCCTGCTCACAACCAAGCGATCATCGACCGGGCCAACGCCGTCCTGATGCTGCGTCACCACGACGTGGACGACTTCCAGTTCCTGGACTTCGGGGGCATGCTCAAGGGCTTCTACTCGGTCTTCTACGGCATGATTCTGGTGGTTGGCCTGATCGCGGGGATGAGCCTCGTCATCGGCGGGGTGGGCATCATGAACATCATGCTGGTCGCCGTCACCGAGCGAAAGCGCGAGATCGGCCTGCGCAAGGCCGTCGGCGCCACGGGCCGCTCCATCATGGGCCAGTTCCTGGTCGAGGCCATTCTCCTGAGCCTCTCGGGCGCTGCGGCCGGCGCCTTGATCGGGGTGGGGGGCGCGCAGCTCGCGGCCCTCGTCGGACCCTTGATCAACAAGGGCTGGGTCGGCGTGGTCAGCCAGCAAGCGATCGTGCTCTCCGTCCTCTCGTCGGCGGGGATCGGCCTGTTCTTCGGCTGGTATCCGGCCAAACAGGCCGCTGCCCTCGACCCGATCCTCTGCCTGCGTTCGGAGTGAGCCCATGACCTTTCTCGACGAACTCAAGAGCGTGCTCGCCACCCTCGCCGCCCATCGCATGAGGGCTTTCTTGACCCTGCTCGGGATCATCCTCGGGGTGGGCACCCTCGTGCTCCTCTCGAGCGTGGTCGAAGGCTCGGGCAAGTTCATGGAGCGCCGCTTGATGGAGGCGTCGGGCGATGACGTGATCACCCTCTCCAAGCGCTGGAGCGACGAGGCGAGCGGCAAGACGACCCACGCGCTCGATCGCTTTGACGCGCGCGCCCTCTCGCACGCTCCGCACCTGTCGGGGGCCCAGGTCTTGAGCCTGTCGTCCATGACCGTGGCCTGGGGCACGCGTTGGGGGCAGCAGACCTACGTGGTGGGCACGGTCCCGGCGGCGCTCTCCTTCTACGGCCTCGAGGTGGACAAGGGGCGCTTCCTCGTGCAGGGTGACGTCTGGAACCGCAGCAAGGTGGCGGTGCTCGGTCCCAAGGCTGGTTCGAAGCTCCTGGCAGGCGTGGCCGACCCGCTGGGGGCCGAAGTCAAGCTCAAGGGGCAGCGCTTCCGGGTGGTCGGCGTCCTGAGGCCCAAGCCCACCATGGGGGCGGGGCCCTTCCGAACCTGGGACGAGAGCGTGCTCGTGCCGGAGACGGCTTTCGCGGATCGCCTCGCCCAGTCCAAGGAGCTCAACCAGATCGTCGTGAAGGCCCCGCCCACCGTACTCGAACGCCTGGGCCTCGCGCACGTGGTCTACGCCGTGCGGGCCATCGTCCTCTCGCGTCACCACGGCATCCAGAACTTCCGGGTGTCGGACCCCTTGGAGAAGGGCCAGAGCCAGGCCATCGCGAAGCTGATCGTCGGCGGGCTGGAGGGGGCGATCGCGCTGGTCTGCCTGGTGGTCGGCGGCATCAACGTCATGAACATCATGCTCGTCACGGTGGCCCAGCGCACCCGTGAGATCGGCCTGCGCCTCGCCGTGGGCGCCACCAAGGCGAGCATCCGCCGGCAGTTCTTGACCGAAGCGGCCATCCTCTCGGGGCTCGGGGGCCTCTTGGGCGTGGCGGGGGGCACCTTGATCGCATGGCTCCTGTCCCTCGGCCTCACCATGGCCTTCGGCTACTGGCCCTTCGTGTTCATGCCGGTACAGGCCGCCGTGGGCTTCGCCGCCGCCCTGGTGACGGGGGTGGTCTTCGGGTGGTACCCGGCACGAAAGGCCTCCGACCTTTCGCCCATCGATTGCCTGAGATACGAGTGATGCGCGTCGTTCGCTTCGACCACGACCAAGTCCTCACGACGGCCTTTCTCGACCTGCCCGCTCGCGTCTACGCCGCGGACCCTCACTGGATCCCGCCTTTCAAAGACGCGGTGCGCGCCCAGCTCTCGCCCGAGGCTCCCTTCTTCCGGCACGGCGAGATGACCCACTTCCTCGCTTTCGAGGGGGAGGTGCCCGTGGCGCGCTGCTCGGCCATCCTCAACTCCCGCTACGAAGAGGACGGCGCTCCGATAGGCTTTATCGGCTACTTCGAGGCCCTGGATCGCCCCGAGGCGTCGCGGGCGGTGCTGGGCGAGGCGGTGGCCTGGCTTCGGGAGCGGGGCGCGCGCCTGGTGCGTGGGCCGGTCAACACCAGCACCTATCATCCCTACCGCCTGATGACCGAGGGGTTCGAGCGGGGGGCTTTCTTCCTGGAGCCCTACAACCCGGCCTACTACCCCCGGCACTGGGAGCTTGCGGGCTTTTCTCCCTGCCGCTCGTACATCTCTTCTGCCGTCGATGCGGCCGCCTGCGCCCAGAGCCTCGAGCGGGAGTACGCCCGTTCGCTGGCGGCGGGCTACACGCACCGCACCTTCGATCGCGCGCGCTTCGACGAGGAGCTCGCCCTCATGTTCGACCTCTCGACCCGGATCTTCACGGGCTCCTGGATGTGGCGGCCGGTGGCCTTCGAGGAGTTCAAGGCCCTGTACGCGGGCCTGAAGGGGATCATGGACCCCGGCTTGTGCTTCTTCCTGTTCAAGGGGGACGAGCCGGTGGGCTTCCTCTTCGGCCTGCCCGATTACGGCCCGGCGGTGCGGGCCATGGGGGGCTCGCGCTCGCTTTTGGCGAAGGCGCGCTTCTGGCTCAAGCGGAATCAGGCCCCCCAGGCCTTGCTCAAGACCTTCGGGGTCGTGCCGGGGAGGCGTCAGGGGGCCAACGCGCTTGCCCTCTGCCACCTCTTCCACCGGGCTGCGGTCGAGCGGGGCTACTCGCGGGCGGTGCATGCCCTCATGCGGGACGACAACACCAGCCTGCGGATGTCGGAGCGGCACGGGGGCGAGACGCTCAAGCGCTATGCCCTGTACGAGTACCGCGACCCTATTTCGTGAGTTGGAGCGAGAGCTCCTTGCCCGAGATCTTGAGGATGCCCTGGGTGGCGGTGAGCGTGACGCGATTGCCTGCCATGAGCTTCAGGCTGCGCTTGAAGGCGTAGGTGCCGTCCTGGAGCGGGAGGCGACGACCGTCCGTCTCGATCTTGAGGGCGTCCTCGTCGGCGAAGAAGACCACTTGCTCGAAGGGCCACGAGAGACTGTGGCTCTTCATGAGCATGGGGGTCCGCTTCAGCTCCAGGCCGATACCGCCCTTGCGGTAGCGGAAGCCGTCGAGGCGGTAGGCGAGCAGCGTCTGCTCGTCGATCTCGATGGGCGGGTTCGGGGCATCCATTTGCACCAGGTCGGGGCCGGGCTTGTCGGAACCGCCGTCCATCACCCGGACCAGGCCCGTGACGGTGATCCGGGCGCCCGGGTTCTTGATGAACTCCTTGTAGCTCGCAGGGAAGCGCAGGGTGGCGTCCTGAGCGGCGGTGCGCAATTCGTCGTAGGCGAAGCGCCGTTTGGCTTCGGCGAAGAGCGCGGCGGTGTCGCGATCACGGTAGCCCATCCCCGTTGCGAAGGCCTCGGTGATGGAGGCGCCGCGCGTCACCCGCTGCTTCCAAGAAGCGTCGCCGAGTCGATCGAGGATGAGGCCCATGGCGGTGCCCGTCGCCGAGAGGCGGCTCTGGCGGGTCTCTTCGCTGTCGAGGGGCTGCGAGAGCCGAGAGATCAGCATGCGATCGTCGTCCGCCTCGCGCTCCCAGCGGGTGCCGGGCAAGGGACGGTGCGTGGGGGCGCTGCCAGCGAGGGTGGCGGCGGTCTCGGTATAGCGCATGGCCCCTTGGAGGCGCTCGGTGGCGTCCTCGTAGCGCGCGATGCGGCCATCGAGCATGGCGTGGCGCGACTTGCGGACCGCTAGGAAGAAGCGACCGTATTCCCGGCGCTTGTCGGCGGCGCTCTGGAGAAGGGCGATCGCGAGGATGCGATTCTCGAGG encodes:
- a CDS encoding TolC family protein, whose product is MKRFALTALLIAALSPSAHAATSLTLNEAIAKALATHPDALIADNREEAAELAVADAQSQRFTLSTDVSALSRTSQAGLLGQGPLPQTTNQQSINGNVSLTVPLFTGFKLTNAVASAQHQRDAASSSRRQTRQELTIQVTRAFWQLRQAELVEEIQQEAIAQTERTLKLTRAGYALGRQTTSDVDRVEVSVLNAKNEQLRLQGETLQARTELATLVGTSADSLSIDGASVTLTTAIALPSRERVERLLDQRPDVQAAAARLQAAEASLAAAGGDRWPQLSLITTYQHGNNPYDPTLGARGFSSSVSGTWDARLAASFNLFDGGKIHRAIARAEGEVREARATHEKARRDARLQAEKALIRLKSARDRLELTDKSTAIAGKTLKWVETRYQQGYASQVEVNDSLGSLVTSRTQRVQALIDAQLARAELERALGTL
- a CDS encoding ABC transporter permease — translated: MLREYLRLAFKTLGNNRLRATLTVLSITIGVAAVILLTSLAQSGLATLVRGIEDMGGTRFIMVMAETPKKAAKKQGNYLKGLTYADARALEGRLPHVEHLTPLDTQPSSPVRRPGQSEKLTDLVGTSEAFVGAYRMTLEAGRDLTAADLATRARVCVVGDKLAEKLFPGQEAVGQELVLKGDRYRVVGRLAFNAKGGASMGFDWNDLAIAPITVTSPSGRLSFFSLTSTDPAHNQAIIDRANAVLMLRHHDVDDFQFLDFGGMLKGFYSVFYGMILVVGLIAGMSLVIGGVGIMNIMLVAVTERKREIGLRKAVGATGRSIMGQFLVEAILLSLSGAAAGALIGVGGAQLAALVGPLINKGWVGVVSQQAIVLSVLSSAGIGLFFGWYPAKQAAALDPILCLRSE
- a CDS encoding ABC transporter permease — its product is MTFLDELKSVLATLAAHRMRAFLTLLGIILGVGTLVLLSSVVEGSGKFMERRLMEASGDDVITLSKRWSDEASGKTTHALDRFDARALSHAPHLSGAQVLSLSSMTVAWGTRWGQQTYVVGTVPAALSFYGLEVDKGRFLVQGDVWNRSKVAVLGPKAGSKLLAGVADPLGAEVKLKGQRFRVVGVLRPKPTMGAGPFRTWDESVLVPETAFADRLAQSKELNQIVVKAPPTVLERLGLAHVVYAVRAIVLSRHHGIQNFRVSDPLEKGQSQAIAKLIVGGLEGAIALVCLVVGGINVMNIMLVTVAQRTREIGLRLAVGATKASIRRQFLTEAAILSGLGGLLGVAGGTLIAWLLSLGLTMAFGYWPFVFMPVQAAVGFAAALVTGVVFGWYPARKASDLSPIDCLRYE
- a CDS encoding efflux RND transporter periplasmic adaptor subunit, with the protein product MAFPVKTVAVLGVVVALGAGAATFASINKGKKNAEPHAKVERGALRVVVSETGTVQPLTKVEIKSKVAGQVAKLLVDVGQKVEKGQLLIQLDTTDMERERARAAADRDQAAARLALLKAGSRREELTEARAQVSQQEAAFARAEADYRRSEEALKAGTITPREAESARSDYFAAKAQLDASRARLAKIKAGPRLEEIAEAKAQLARAEVALKATEDQLSYASIRSPMAGTVIKRGIEVGEMVSPGVSATAQGTSMLTVADLDRLIIASSLNQIDVGKVRKGQKVEVRVDSAPGKVFTGEIRKVAPAAEASKDGQSTIQTFPIETILAGTDADALKPGMSADLDVLVTNKEGALYLPVEAVIRGKGLSGSVTLPAKEKGAKPATASVTLGLATDTQIEILSGLVEGQEVLIKPAPSADNTMKF